The window ACATATTTCAGGCCGAACTTTTCCATCCGGCGGATCACCTGGATCGCCTCGCCTGGCGTCTTGTAACCTTCGTTGGCATCGACGCAGATTTCGACGCCGGCGCCTGCAGCCGCACGCACTTCACCAACAATCTTCACGTCACGATCCGGATCAACCCCGATCTTGACCTTGATGGTTTTGACGCCCTCGCTGGCCACCTTGGCAGACTCGGTCGCGGCTTCCTCAACGGAGATCAGGCCGATGGAGTGCGTGACCAGCACGCGGTCACGAACCTTGCCTCCAAGAAGGGTGTGCACGGGAACGCCCAGCCATTTGCCACTCAGATCGAGATAGGCAAATTCGACAGCGGCCTTCGAATACGGATAGCCCTTCATGCACGCATCCATTCGCGCATGCAGATCGGCCACGTTGCCCAACTCCATCCCGGTCACGGTGGGCGCCATGTAATTGGAAATGATGAGCTGTGCGATCGAAACGCTTTCGCCGAAGTAGCGGCCGAACTCGCCGCCCCAATCCTTCAAGGCTGGCGCTTCACCCCAGCCAACGTGACCTTCATCGTCGGTCATTTTGATAATCAGATAGCGACCGATCGGCTCCGTTAGCCCCGTCCATTGATGGACACGACGGGTCGGCAGCTGAACGGCGAAGGTCTCGATAAGTCGGATA is drawn from Nitrobacteraceae bacterium AZCC 2146 and contains these coding sequences:
- a CDS encoding muconate cycloisomerase (product_source=KO:K01856; cath_funfam=3.20.20.120,3.30.390.10; cog=COG4948; ko=KO:K01856; pfam=PF02746,PF13378; smart=SM00922; superfamily=51604,54826), which encodes MPVIRLIETFAVQLPTRRVHQWTGLTEPIGRYLIIKMTDDEGHVGWGEAPALKDWGGEFGRYFGESVSIAQLIISNYMAPTVTGMELGNVADLHARMDACMKGYPYSKAAVEFAYLDLSGKWLGVPVHTLLGGKVRDRVLVTHSIGLISVEEAATESAKVASEGVKTIKVKIGVDPDRDVKIVGEVRAAAGAGVEICVDANEGYKTPGEAIQVIRRMEKFGLKYVEQPVMGIERIAEVARAIDAPVMADESAWNSHDVIQIIEKKAAQIVSIYSTKPGGLYRAMEVAAVCRAAGIICNVNGSVETGVGNLANIHLAAAAAAVTLSNVVPVSTPAEQQNGKIGGIYYRDDLLSEGLSLVDGAIMVPTEPGMGIAVDEAKLEKYKVTL